Within Paenibacillus sabinae T27, the genomic segment CACAATAGGACGGTAATCCATTTTTAAGTCCGAAAGGAGGGAACAGCATGGGTGAGCAGACCGAATTTGAAGAAGGCCAAAAGGCACCTAATCCCGGAATTTATACGGAGGTAGGCGAGGCGCGAAGCTTTCATACGGAGATTCAGAACCCGAAGTCGATTAAAATGAAGAAAGGCGACACTTTCCCGGAGACGACCAACAAGAACCGCAAGTGGAAAAAGGTCGAGAAAGCGCGCGTGCATTAATTTTTTTTAACGGTAATGTATAAATCGAGTTGTCCTGACCCATAATATAATCAGGCAGCACAAGAGAGAGGTGTGGTTCCGTTGGACAATGTAGTCGAACACAATCACAGGAACTCTGTTTCAGCCACTATTGTTGGCAAAGGATCACGCTGAG encodes:
- a CDS encoding YjzC family protein, whose product is MGEQTEFEEGQKAPNPGIYTEVGEARSFHTEIQNPKSIKMKKGDTFPETTNKNRKWKKVEKARVH